CCTTGCCACCGCCACCAAGCGGATCTTTAAGAATTATCGGAAACCCAATCTGTTGTGCTGCTACAAGCGCATAGCGCCAGTCATCTGGATTTACATTATCAAGGTGAACAGCAGGGACAACGGGAACACCTGCTTGCTCGGCAAGTTGGCGAGCTTGATGCTTATCGCCCATACAAGAAATAATTTCTGGTGATGGCCCAATCCAGATCATACCTGCATCGATAACTTTTTGAGCGAACAAAGCATTTTCAGCTAAAAATCCATATCCAGGATGAACAGCATCAGCACCCGCGCACAATGCAATTTCAATAAGTTCATCCTGTGCTTGGTATGCAGAAAAACCTGAGCCTGAAAGTAGATATGCATAAGTTGCACTTGCAACATATGCAAGTGATGCGTCGCTTGACTCAAAAACTGCAATTGTTTGAATACCTCGAGCATGTAACGTTGCTTGAATGCGACGAGCAACTTCTGACCTGTTGGCAATAAGAACTTTTTTAATGCTACTCATACTTGTATTCATAACTTATGCTGCTGGAGCAATGCATTCGTCCTGCAATTGTGCTATTACTTCAGAAACAGAAACATCTATTTCATCGTGATCAACAGGATCAATAGATCCCTCTACATGAACAGCTCGATTATCAGAAAAATCTTCTTCTTTTTTGATACTCACATTAAAGTTTGCTTCAACTTTTGACACGTTCATGTAGGTGCTGTAACGACTCAGTAGACGCCAAAGTTCAACCCAATCTGCACATTCTGCAGCACAAAGAGCAAGAGAGCTTTGTTGCCCATTGCCTTGCGGATTTTGATCATTACTTGCAAGAGCAAATCCACGTAAACAGATTTCAACAAGCAGTTGAATTACTTGATTGATCTTAAAGCCACGCATTTTGCCTTGCTGCATTTCATTTTTCAAAGCAATATCGGTTGCACCCATAAAACGCATGACATCATATGCGGTGGCCAAAAGATAACAAAACAATTTGGGCTCATGATAAAGATTATATAATTTCCTATAGCCTGGAGGGCACACAGCAAGTCGTTCGTAAATTAATTTAAAATTTGGAGAACACGAAGCAAGCAATGCAGTGCTTTTAATAATCGCAGGGTCATTGCTGTCAACCGTCATGATATAGGGAATACTGAATAATGAGCGAGCAAGGTGCACCAGTTCAATGTTATTGGATAATGCCTCTCCCGAATTGCTCAACGCAGTTTTTACTTGATCAAAATACCCAGCTTCTACTGCTGGTGCATCCATTGCCTGCAAACAAGAACTCATAACAAGTACGACGACCACACCAAGCGTCTTGATATGAGAGCACATTTTATACATCATACGCTACACCTTTCTGAAGTATCAGATCGTTTTACCCTGCGTACTTTAGCGAATTAGGAGCCAAAATTCAACACTTGATTGCTGTAGAATTGTGCAACTTTTTTAACATCTTGAAGATGATCAATAAATAGTTGCTGATCCAGCCTTAAAAATAAGTCACTAATTAAAGCATAAACCTCTTTTTGCTTGAGATGATTTCGAACATGAGGGTTTGAAGTAATAACCGCTGTTTTTTGTTGAACATGCGATAAGCCTTTCCAAAGAATATCAAATTCATTGCGATGCACCATCAAATCATCTTTTCCATGAAAAAAGAGAAGCGGAATATCTGGTGCTTTAGGCAGATGTTCTACCAAAGAAGTTTCATTTACTGGAAATCCTAAGATTTTTTTTGTAAACCACATCAAACCGTCTTGAGCAAGTTGAGTACCCCAAAACCAGTGGTCTTTCCAACCACCACGCTGAGGATCGCAAATGAGCTTAAAATCTCCACTGAGCTTTTCTACAATACGCGGAACCGAAATCCAACATCCATCCAAAATGAGCTTATCAAAAAGATCGCTTCGTAGTGCAGCTGATTTTAAAAATATAAACGCAGAATAACAAACCCCCAACCCATAGACCTGTGTATACGTTTTGCTCTTTTTAAAATGATCAACAACCGCTTCTACATATCGCTCTTCGTGCCCACCAAATTGAGTACGGGATGAATCAACACCAATACACAGAGTAGAAAGCGCGTATTGATTTGCATCAAGCCCTTGTCCTGGAAAGTCAAAGAGAACTAAGTCGTAATCTGGAAACATGTCAATAAAGGGAGACATAACTTCTCGAGCATTGGTAAACCCTTCACCGATAATCAAAAGTTTATCGCTCTTGCGATTAAAATAGGTACAATGCACAGACTGACCATCAAGAGCTTTTGCTTGAACAAGAACACCTTGTCGTCCTGCTTGGTATTGCCTACGTAGATGGTATTCTCGGGTTTTTTTTGCATCAGTAATGAATGAAGGCTCAAAGAAAACCGACTGATTAAGGTGACCATAATAACGCTTTGCAAAAAGATCGGCTCCCCGAGGCAGTTCAAACCCAAGGTTATCAGCATGCACAATTTCGGTGTGAAAAACATAATTGAATTGTTGCTGTTTGGGTTGCTCAGAAGCCTGCTGAACGATAACGTCTGACGTACATGACTCTGATGCTGCAATAAAGACTGAGTAAATAAGCGTAAAAATCAAAAAAAGAAAGACTTTTTTTATGGGATTGATCTGAAACATATGACCCTTTAGTAGTAATAACAATAGTAACCTGATCGACCGACATTGTACCGAGCATGAGTAATTAGTGCAAATGGGGCTTTATGAATGACCAAAACTTATTCAGATTGAATAATTAATTATGTTTTGTGGGCTTAGAAGAAAAAGCATTTTTTGTTATACTTAAAGGAATGTTGGCCCAAAAATTGTTGTATTAAAGTATAGGTAATTATGAATATAAAAAAAATACGGAACGACTTCCCTATTTTTGCTCAGCACACCGATCCTAAACTTGTCTTTTTGGATAGTGCTGCAAGTGCGCAAAAACCCAACCAGGTGATTGACGCCATAACTACTTTTTATCGCACACAAAATGCCAACATTCATCGCGGCCTTTACGCCTTAAGCGAACAAGCAACAATTGCGTACGAAGAAGTTCGTGAAAAAGTTGCACGCTTAATCAATGCACAAAGGAGCTCTGAAATTATTTTCACCAAGGGAACAACCGAAGGCATTAACTTTATTGCAAGCGCATGGGCTGAAAATCATTTGAAGGCTGGTGACGAAATATTACTTTCTCACACCGAGCACCATGCAAACCTTCTTCCCTGGCAACGCATTGCACAAAAAACTGGCGCTGTTTTAAAATTTATTCATTTAAACCAATCAGCATTCTTGCTTGAAGTAAATGATGAACTCGTCAACACACGAACCAAACTTGTTGCCGTTACCATGAGCTCAAATGTACTGGGCGATGTATGGCCCGAAGGTGGCTTAGAAAAAATTATTACTCAAGCCCACAGCGTAGGCGCAAAGGTACTTCTTGATGCTGCGCAAGTGGTTGGCCACAAGCAGGTTGACATTCAACAACTTGGTGCGGATTTTATGGTATTTTCTGGGCATAAAATGCTTGGACCTACAGGGGTAGGAATTCTTTACATTAACCAATTTTTGCACCACGACGTTGAACCGTATCAAGTTGGTGGATCGATGGTCTATGAAGTTGAATGGGAACGTGCAACATGGGCACAAGCTCCAACAAAATTTGAAGCGGGAACTCCTCCAATTGCAGAAGTAATTGGCTTAGGTGCAACAATCGACTACATTACACAGAATATTAATTTTGATACACTTGCAACACATTATGGTGCTCTATCAACCCTGCTGATTAACGGGCTGCAACAGCTGGAAGAAATAAACATTTATGGAAATATCCAAAAAATGAAACAAGAGGGGCACGTAGTAAGCTTTAACGTTAACGGTATTCATAGTCATGATATTGCTGCATATTTAGCAAGCAAAAATATAGCATTA
The Candidatus Dependentiae bacterium genome window above contains:
- a CDS encoding SufS family cysteine desulfurase, with product MNIKKIRNDFPIFAQHTDPKLVFLDSAASAQKPNQVIDAITTFYRTQNANIHRGLYALSEQATIAYEEVREKVARLINAQRSSEIIFTKGTTEGINFIASAWAENHLKAGDEILLSHTEHHANLLPWQRIAQKTGAVLKFIHLNQSAFLLEVNDELVNTRTKLVAVTMSSNVLGDVWPEGGLEKIITQAHSVGAKVLLDAAQVVGHKQVDIQQLGADFMVFSGHKMLGPTGVGILYINQFLHHDVEPYQVGGSMVYEVEWERATWAQAPTKFEAGTPPIAEVIGLGATIDYITQNINFDTLATHYGALSTLLINGLQQLEEINIYGNIQKMKQEGHVVSFNVNGIHSHDIAAYLASKNIALRAGHHCAQPLIRVLNVDAVVRASFAAYTTTDEVQALINHLPGAIKLLKN